In Selenomonadales bacterium, a single genomic region encodes these proteins:
- the lpxK gene encoding tetraacyldisaccharide 4'-kinase, which yields MQYLYNIVAILLVIVATPVLIYRAIREDGFVERVRQSIFGQVPQDDVDRVAGKNCIWLHAASVGEIVAASPLVKEFHKEFPRRPILVSVVTSSGYDMAKRILKDADSIIYFPMDLPFLGERVIKRIRPGVFMPVETELWPNFLKAIRKYKIPAMMVNGRISDKSVKRYHYLRGLLKDMLGTIDKFCMQSPIDAQYIIQLGADPSLVTVTGNTKFDQTYTSVSESEREELCEKLHLTGAYPILMAGSTHRGEEEILLDSFLKVKKEYPTAKMILAPRDIMRAGDLSRMVQKKGMTSILRTEADKAGGGDVILLDTIGELGRLYSVGDIVFVGGSLIEQGGHNILEPAAHGKAILVGPYMFNFKDSYALFSGRGACLTVHNEAELTDTVLRLMNNGEEKRAMEEQTLQIIAENGGAALKSREELRELLDRVGERRVSIHKERFLDHKERVMQYLYTLVYNGEEGLFRSSVLALLRFCSIIYGAMVALNLGLFKKGIIPQTKLNATVISLGNITVGGTGKTPTAERIAKWIRDDGHRVAILNRGYRAKWKGSVGVVSDGSKIYMSASEAGDEAYLLAKNLPGVAVIIGSDRSKTGAHAINKLGVDVLILDDGYQHWKLDRDLDIVLIDAAANSFGNNYILPRGTLRETLPNLDRADICLLTKVDQAEAGNCELVCDTIRKYNQHAPIIQSIHDSVCFLEIADWYKSIPDSEIALETIKGQRIIAFSAIGNPKSFEQSIASRGAEIVDAIRFQDHHEYTMAEMQDILESAVQKNVCALVTTEKDAVKIPPEFIHSKRGLPVYILKMELKILPSHEEFLQAIKKKMKN from the coding sequence ATGCAATATTTATATAATATCGTGGCTATTCTGCTCGTCATTGTGGCAACACCGGTACTCATCTATCGTGCGATCCGCGAAGACGGATTCGTCGAACGCGTCCGTCAAAGTATCTTCGGACAAGTACCGCAAGACGATGTAGATCGTGTAGCAGGCAAAAACTGCATCTGGCTTCACGCGGCATCGGTCGGTGAGATCGTAGCGGCAAGTCCGCTCGTCAAAGAATTCCACAAAGAATTCCCACGCCGTCCTATCCTCGTATCGGTCGTAACATCCAGCGGTTACGACATGGCGAAACGCATCTTAAAAGATGCCGACAGCATCATTTATTTCCCAATGGATCTGCCGTTTTTAGGTGAGCGCGTTATCAAACGTATTCGCCCGGGCGTATTCATGCCTGTCGAAACAGAGCTGTGGCCTAACTTCTTAAAAGCAATTCGTAAATATAAGATACCAGCAATGATGGTCAATGGTCGTATCAGCGACAAGAGCGTAAAGCGTTACCATTACTTGCGCGGACTCCTCAAAGATATGCTCGGCACGATCGACAAATTCTGCATGCAGTCGCCGATCGACGCGCAGTATATCATCCAACTCGGTGCAGACCCGTCGCTCGTTACGGTAACGGGCAATACCAAATTCGACCAAACGTATACGAGCGTCAGTGAATCGGAGCGCGAAGAACTCTGCGAAAAACTTCACTTGACCGGCGCGTATCCGATCCTCATGGCGGGCAGTACCCATCGCGGAGAAGAAGAGATCCTCCTCGATTCGTTCCTCAAAGTCAAAAAAGAATATCCGACAGCCAAAATGATCCTTGCACCGCGTGATATCATGCGCGCAGGCGACCTTTCCCGTATGGTGCAGAAGAAAGGTATGACAAGCATCCTCCGTACCGAAGCCGATAAAGCAGGCGGCGGAGATGTCATCCTCCTTGATACCATCGGCGAACTTGGCCGTCTTTACAGCGTCGGCGACATCGTATTTGTCGGCGGCAGCCTTATCGAACAAGGCGGTCACAACATCTTGGAACCTGCCGCACACGGCAAAGCCATCCTCGTTGGACCGTATATGTTCAACTTCAAAGACAGCTACGCACTCTTCTCGGGTCGCGGTGCTTGTCTTACGGTGCATAACGAAGCGGAACTGACCGATACCGTCTTGCGCCTTATGAACAATGGCGAAGAAAAACGTGCCATGGAAGAACAGACACTTCAGATCATCGCCGAAAACGGCGGTGCCGCACTGAAAAGCCGTGAAGAACTCAGAGAACTTCTCGACCGCGTCGGCGAACGTCGCGTGTCGATCCACAAAGAACGCTTCCTCGATCACAAAGAACGCGTCATGCAGTACCTCTACACACTCGTATATAACGGAGAAGAAGGACTCTTCCGTTCGAGCGTACTCGCACTCCTCAGATTCTGCTCCATCATCTATGGTGCTATGGTCGCACTCAATCTCGGTTTGTTCAAAAAAGGAATCATTCCGCAGACCAAACTCAATGCGACAGTAATCAGCCTTGGTAACATTACCGTCGGCGGTACCGGTAAAACACCGACAGCCGAACGCATTGCAAAATGGATACGTGACGACGGACATCGTGTAGCCATCCTCAACCGTGGTTATCGTGCGAAATGGAAAGGCAGCGTCGGTGTCGTATCCGACGGCTCTAAAATATATATGTCGGCAAGCGAAGCCGGTGACGAAGCATACCTTCTCGCCAAAAATCTGCCCGGCGTTGCCGTTATCATAGGCAGTGACCGTTCCAAAACAGGTGCACATGCGATCAATAAACTTGGTGTTGATGTACTCATCCTAGACGATGGTTATCAGCACTGGAAACTCGATCGCGACCTTGATATCGTACTCATCGACGCGGCAGCCAACAGCTTCGGCAACAACTACATCCTGCCGCGTGGTACTCTTCGCGAAACCCTCCCGAACCTCGACCGTGCCGATATCTGTCTTTTGACCAAAGTAGACCAGGCAGAAGCAGGTAACTGTGAGCTCGTCTGCGACACGATCCGCAAGTACAATCAGCATGCGCCGATCATTCAAAGTATCCACGACTCCGTATGCTTCCTTGAGATCGCTGACTGGTATAAGAGCATTCCCGATAGTGAAATTGCACTCGAAACGATCAAAGGTCAACGTATCATCGCCTTCTCGGCGATCGGTAATCCAAAATCGTTCGAACAATCTATTGCAAGTCGCGGCGCAGAGATCGTCGATGCGATCCGCTTCCAGGATCATCACGAATACACCATGGCAGAAATGCAGGACATCTTGGAAAGCGCAGTCCAAAAGAATGTATGTGCACTCGTCACGACCGAAAAAGACGCCGTCAAGATCCCGCCGGAGTTCATTCACTCCAAACGCGGACTTCCTGTGTATATCCTGAAAATGGAATTGAAAATTTTGCCGTCGCATGAAGAATTCTTGCAGGCAATCAAGAAGAAAATGAAGAATTAG
- the kdsB gene encoding 3-deoxy-manno-octulosonate cytidylyltransferase: MNVLCVIPARYASTRLPGKPLADIAGKPMIQRVYERASQATVPTAVLVATDHPLVEEAVKKFGGIVMMTSPDHPTGTDRLAEVAESYTDADVIINVQGDEPLIAPDVIDRLAMLFADDETLQMATVITKLDAEEAADPNAVKCVTDKKGDALYFSRSLIPYPRVQGKAPIYKHIGIYAYRRDFLLAYAKMEPTPLEQAESLEQLRALENGFAIRTIFTDHQFIGIDTKEDLERINRLFLEKEI, translated from the coding sequence ATGAACGTTTTGTGTGTCATTCCGGCACGATACGCATCGACGCGTCTGCCGGGTAAACCGCTGGCTGATATTGCGGGCAAACCGATGATCCAGAGAGTATACGAACGAGCAAGTCAGGCGACTGTACCGACTGCGGTACTCGTTGCGACCGACCATCCGCTCGTAGAAGAAGCTGTCAAGAAATTCGGCGGCATCGTCATGATGACCTCTCCCGATCATCCGACGGGAACAGATCGTCTGGCCGAAGTAGCCGAATCGTATACAGATGCTGATGTCATCATCAACGTACAAGGTGACGAACCGCTTATCGCGCCCGATGTCATCGACAGACTTGCAATGCTCTTCGCCGATGACGAAACGCTCCAGATGGCGACTGTTATCACAAAACTCGACGCAGAGGAGGCAGCCGACCCCAATGCGGTCAAGTGCGTAACGGATAAAAAAGGCGACGCGCTCTATTTCTCGCGCTCGCTCATTCCGTATCCGCGCGTTCAGGGTAAAGCTCCCATCTATAAGCATATCGGTATCTATGCGTATCGCCGAGATTTCCTTCTTGCGTATGCGAAAATGGAACCGACGCCGCTCGAACAAGCCGAATCGCTTGAACAGCTTCGTGCACTCGAAAATGGCTTTGCCATCAGAACCATCTTTACCGACCATCAATTCATCGGTATCGATACGAAAGAAGACTTAGAGAGAATCAACCGACTCTTTTTGGAAAAGGAGATATAA